The Gemmatimonadaceae bacterium DNA segment AGCCCTCGAGCGTGTTGAGGATCTGCGCGAGCGTGATCCCGCCGGACGACGGGGGCGGCATCGAGATGACCGTGTGCTCGCGGTACTCGAACACGATCGGATCGCGCCAGGGTGCGTCGTACGCGGCGAGATCCTCCCGGGTCATGATGCCGCCGCCGCGCCGCATCTCGGCTTCGATCAGCTCCGCCGTCTCCCCGCGGTAGAAGCCGTCCTTGCCGTCGCGCGCGATGCGGCGGAGCGTCGCCGCCATGTCGCGCTGCACGAGCCGGTCGCCGACGCGCGGCGGCTGGCTGTCCACGAGGAAGATCGCGGCGGTGGCGGGGAAGCGTCGGAGATCCTCGACGTTCGACTGGAGCGAGCGCGCGAGCCGCGCGTGCACGACGATCCCCTCGGCCAGATTGATCGCGGGCTGCACGAGCTCGGCCCACGGGAGGGAGCCGAAGCGCTTGTGCGCTTCCCACATCCCCGCGACCGATCCGGGCACGCCGGCGGCGAGATGTCCGACGAGTGCGCGCTCGCTCACCGCGCCGGTCGAGTCGAGGTACATGTCGCGCGTGGCGGCGAGCGGCGCCTTCTCGCGGAAGTCGAGCGCCGCGGTCGTGCCGTCCGCGAGGCGGACGATCATGAAGCCGCCGCCGCCGATGTTGCCCGCTTCCGGATTCGCGACCGCGAGCGCGAAGTGCGTCGCCACCGCGGCGTCGACCGCGTTCCCGCCGCGGCGCAGCACCTCGGCGCCGACCTCGCTCGCGACGCGGTCGGTGGTGGAGACCATCCCGTCGGTGCCGTAGGTCGGGACTACCTGGTCGGCGGGGAATGCCCAGCCGGCGGGCGCGAGCGTCGTGTCCGAGGGGCGCAGGTTGCCGGAGCACGCGCCCGTGGCGACGAGCGCGCCGCAGGCACACGCGAGGAAGAACAGTGCAAGTTTTCGCATCGGTAGTCTCATGATAGCGGATTTCGGCGGTTCCGTACGCCGATCAAGGTCTAATCCTCATCTCAGACCGGCTCGGACTCGCGCCGAATCCGCGCCAGCTCCTGCTCGACGCCGAGGAAGGTCGACCATTCGGCGAGATAATCCTGGTCGAGGCGGGAGTGTTGAACCTCGTAGACCCGAAGCGCATCGCCATACAGCTTCTCGCTCCCGCCGGAAAGGCTCGCCCAGCGGAGCTTCTGCAGAATCGTGTCCTCGGGCGCCGAAACCTTGAGGCGCGTGCCGAACACGTCCTCCTCGTATTTCCGCGCGAAGCGGCTCCGGTCGTACGCGTCATCGGTGAGGAGCCAGAAATCGACTTTGTCTCCCTCAGCGGTCTCGATCACGTTGAAACCGGTTCGATCCCGCACCGCCTCCCGCACCGCGGAATCGTCGTGATAGAACTCGGGAGTCGGGAATGCAGCGAGCAGCGCCGGCACCGAGCTGTCGTCCACCTCGACCACCACATCCAGATCATGCGTCGCGCGAGGCTCGCCCTGGAGACTCGATGCGACGGAGCCGGTGATCATGTAATCGATCCCGATCCGCTCCAGCGCGGCGACGACCCGCTTCAGTAAATCCTGTTGTGACATTTGTCGAGCCGGCGGCGGGCCAGAGCGCGAAGCTCCGCGGGCTCGAGGTCGGGGAACGTCCGCCGGAGCCCGTGCTCGAACAGCGATTTGGAGAGATCCGAAAGCTCGAACGCCTTTCGCAAGCGATCCTCCGGGGACATGCGCCGCAGGATGTCGAGGTAGACCGCGTGGCTTCGGCTCGGTTTCACGCGGATGAATATACCGTTCGGCTCATCCCCCGAAACTCTCCGCCTGCAGCATGTTCCAGCGCGTCCGCTCCCGCTTCAGCGGATGGAAGACCACGGAGCGCCTACCGGGGCGATCCCGCCGGCGCCGGCGCCGGTGCCGGCGTCCAGCTGTCGACTGCCGAGCGCCAGCGGCCGTCGTCGCCTTTCCGCCAGACGACCACACCCTGGCCGCGAAGCGTGTCGATTCCGCCCGATGGGTTCGGCATCGTGAACTGATTCGTGCCGAGGGAGTACGCCATGTTGCCGCCACGCCCGACGATGACCTCGTCGGTATGCCATGACACGGTGAAGTCGGGGAGGGCGTATGCGTCCGTGAGCATCTTGCGGATCGCGTCGCGTCCCACGATCGGGGGCTCACCGGGGCTGATCACCCTGGCGTCGTCGGTCCAGAAGCTGAGCGTCGAATCCACGTTGCGGCTCGCCGCCGCCGCCAGCCACGCGTTGTCCGCGTGGAGTATGGCATTGCGCTCGGTGTCCAGGCTCGGCTCGGACGCGCAGGCGACGGACAGCAAGGCAGCGGCGACTGCTATGGCTGGGGCACGCATGGGTTCTCCATTGTGAATGTTGGCATTGGCGGTTCGTTATGTCCGACTCTATCTGTGCTGATCGACGAGTAGCGCCGAGTCGCCTGGCTCACCTGCGGTTGCGCACGACGCTCAGCGTGAGGCTCGACGGATACGTCCGCGAGTGGTGCACCACGTTCCGCGCGGCGAGCCCCGCCGTCTCGTCGTAATTGTTGCCGCCCGTGTTCAGGTTGCGGTCGAAGCGCGGGAAGTTGGAGCTCGACACCTCGATGCGGATGCGGTGCCCCGGAGCGAACCAGTTGCTCGTCGTCATGGGCTGGAACGCCACCTTGTACACCCGCCCCGGCTGCATGAAGACCTGCCTGTCGTAGCCGTCGCGATAGCGCAGCCGCTGAATCGTCTCGTCCAGGTTGTACGCGCGCCCGTCCGGATACACGTCGAGCAGCTTCACGGTGATGTCCGTGTCCCTGCGGTCCGACGACACGTACACGGTGAAGTCGATCGGCCCGCTCACCTCGAGCCCTTGCGCGAGCGGCTCGGACGTGTACACCAGCACGTCGGGGCGCTCCTCGATCCTGCGCTGATCCATCGCGCCGCCGGTGAGCGCGTTTCCCTGGCAGCAGACGTTGCCGCCGAGCGAGGGCACCGGGTGCATGGGATCGTAGGTGAAGGAGTCGGGCCTGTCCCGCGCCGGCGGCCGCAGCATGAGCACGCCGTCGCCATTGAGCGTGTTGGCCCTGCCGCCGCTGCTCAGATAGAACGTCATCGGCTGCGCGCCGCGCGGCGGCCACGTGTCGCTGCTCTGCCATTTATTGCTGCCCATCGTGTAGTAGCGGACCTTGGGCATCGTGTCGAGCAGGCCGTTGTTCTCTCCTTTCAGGAAGTGGTCGAACCAACCGTAGGTGAGCGCGTCGTAGTCGTAGCGCGCGTCGCCCACGCTCCGCTCGCCGACGACCGTGTTCTCCGTCGCTCTCCTGTACGCGCAGTGCAGGGTAGGGGCGATGAAGGCGTACTGCCGGTTGCCGATGGCGGGGTCGGCGGTGCGGCGCACGTGATTGAACGTCGCCAGGTTGGGCCCGGTGCTGACGTCGTACCAGGACATGAACCAGAGTCCCGGGACGTTGATCTTCATGTTGTCGTGAAAGAGCCCGCCGCGGTACCACGCCGGATCGTTGGGCGCGCGCTGGATCATCGCGCCGCCCGTAGGAACGGGCATCGAGTCGGCGAAGATGCCGCGCGGGCCACCGGCGTTCTCGATGAGGTCCCGCGTCGGCAAATGCCAGAACGCTTTCGCCCAGTCGATCGGCGCGGCGCGCTGGGCGAGATCGAACAGCCGCGCGGCGCGAACGAGATATTCCTGCGACGTGTTCGGCGGAAACATGGGCCGGACCTGGTTCTGCTGGCCCGCGATCCAGGAGACGAACAGCAGCTGCACCGCGCCGCCGCGGTACCAGTTCCCCTGCTCGAAGTACGGCGCGACGCGGCCCACGCCGGCGCCGAACCCCTGCGGGACGATCGCCGCCAATCCTTTCGGCGCCCGGGCCGCGACCGCCATCTGCCACTCGGCCGTGGACGAACAGCCGATGAGGCCGACCTTTCCGTTGGACCATGGCCGGGACGCGATCCACTCGATCTCCTCGACGCCGTCGCTCAGCGGCGGGCCGAGGATGTCGTAGTTGCCCTCGGAGAAGAAGTGGCCGCGCTCGTTGCCGAGCACGAGCGCGTAGCCGCGCTTCACGGCGGTGAGCTGCGTAGTCATGTCCGCCGGCGCGCCGGTGGTGACGTCCCAGAAGTTCATGTTGTACGGCGTGCGCACGAAGACGGCGGGGACGCCTGCGGCCGCGTTCTTTGGGCGGTACACGTCGAGCTGCATGCGCGCGCCGTCGCGCATGGGGAGCATGATCTTGCGCTCGACTACGGCGATGGACTGGAGCTCCCGCTCGAGCGAGTCGCGTTGCGCGCGGAGCGCCTGCAGCTCTTGTGGGGTGCGGCCCTGCGCGAAGGCGGGGGCGGCGAGGAATGCGAGAGAGGCGGTGAGTGCGATACGGAGGCGCATATACGCTCCTGGAAGGCGGCTATGATGAAAGCGTGCATTCACGTGGAATTTCCGCCCCCGGCGGCCGAGGCGGAAGAGAGCTACTTACTGGTGGTCGGAAAGGAGACGGAGGGCACCTTTCTGATATAATAGTATGTCCCTTGACATAGAAATATGTCAGATGATATATTATTATGTCATAGGGAGGATTTGGCCATGGGATTCCTTACCACGCCTCTGGACAGCGCATTCGGGTCGAGAAGCAAGGTCCGGCTGCTTCGCCTTCTTGTCGAGCAGGATCGCACAGTCTCCGCGCGTGAAGCCGCGCGCCTGACCGGGAGCACGAACCCGGCGATGCTCGCCGCCGTGAATGAATTGGCCAAGCTGGGGCTCATTCACCGTGAGATTTCCGGCCGCCAATTTCTTTGCCGGGCGAACCGCGACCACAGGCTTTTCAAGACGTTTAAGCGGCTCTTCCGTGACGAATCGCATTGGCCCGCCACGTTTTTCGACACGATCAGGGCCAGCCTGACTGCCGTCGAGCAGAAAGGCGGGATCGTCTCCGGAGGTCGAGCTCATGTGACCGCTGCCTGGTTATTTGGAAGCGCGGCTACGGGCGAGGACAAACCGGGAAGCGACATCGACCTTTTTGTTCTGACCAGCGATGACGAGGGCGTGCAGCGGATTCTCGAGGCTATCGCTGACAACGTGGCTGGTTGGCGAAAGGAGTTCGGCGCCGACGTGCGGCCCGTTGTAATGGCGCGAGAGCAGGTCGCTACGCAGCTCCGCAAGGACAACAGGTTTTTGAGACGGGCAATACGTTCCGCCAGAATGATCATGGGCGAGATCCCGCGGGAGCTTTGCAATGGTAAAACGCACAACGACACGAAGAACCGATAGGGCTCAGGCGCCGAAATACGCCGATACCGGGCGCGTATTTCTGGCGAGCGCGAGAGCTCTCTCCGATGTGGCCGACGACGATGCCCCGTACGGCAACGCGATCGCGTTGCTGGCGATCCACGCGACGATCAGCTATACGGACGCCCTTTCGATCGCGTACGGCGAGAAGAGGAGCGCGGACGAGCACACGAAAGCCGTGGAGACGTTGCGCTCGATTCTCGGCAGTCTTC contains these protein-coding regions:
- a CDS encoding CocE/NonD family hydrolase — encoded protein: MRLRIALTASLAFLAAPAFAQGRTPQELQALRAQRDSLERELQSIAVVERKIMLPMRDGARMQLDVYRPKNAAAGVPAVFVRTPYNMNFWDVTTGAPADMTTQLTAVKRGYALVLGNERGHFFSEGNYDILGPPLSDGVEEIEWIASRPWSNGKVGLIGCSSTAEWQMAVAARAPKGLAAIVPQGFGAGVGRVAPYFEQGNWYRGGAVQLLFVSWIAGQQNQVRPMFPPNTSQEYLVRAARLFDLAQRAAPIDWAKAFWHLPTRDLIENAGGPRGIFADSMPVPTGGAMIQRAPNDPAWYRGGLFHDNMKINVPGLWFMSWYDVSTGPNLATFNHVRRTADPAIGNRQYAFIAPTLHCAYRRATENTVVGERSVGDARYDYDALTYGWFDHFLKGENNGLLDTMPKVRYYTMGSNKWQSSDTWPPRGAQPMTFYLSSGGRANTLNGDGVLMLRPPARDRPDSFTYDPMHPVPSLGGNVCCQGNALTGGAMDQRRIEERPDVLVYTSEPLAQGLEVSGPIDFTVYVSSDRRDTDITVKLLDVYPDGRAYNLDETIQRLRYRDGYDRQVFMQPGRVYKVAFQPMTTSNWFAPGHRIRIEVSSSNFPRFDRNLNTGGNNYDETAGLAARNVVHHSRTYPSSLTLSVVRNRR
- the ggt gene encoding gamma-glutamyltransferase; the protein is MRKLALFFLACACGALVATGACSGNLRPSDTTLAPAGWAFPADQVVPTYGTDGMVSTTDRVASEVGAEVLRRGGNAVDAAVATHFALAVANPEAGNIGGGGFMIVRLADGTTAALDFREKAPLAATRDMYLDSTGAVSERALVGHLAAGVPGSVAGMWEAHKRFGSLPWAELVQPAINLAEGIVVHARLARSLQSNVEDLRRFPATAAIFLVDSQPPRVGDRLVQRDMAATLRRIARDGKDGFYRGETAELIEAEMRRGGGIMTREDLAAYDAPWRDPIVFEYREHTVISMPPPSSGGITLAQILNTLEGFDLRSLGYHSPDHVHLWTEAAKRAFVDRNEYLADPDFVPQPTRELISEEYALRKRAEIDIDRATPSARVLPGLGPFARTARTARREGENTTHYSIIDRGGNAVAVTTTINSLYGNLVTVAGAGFLLNNEMDDFAALPGTPNQFGLVQGEANAIEPGKRMLSAMTPTVVLDPAGRVKLITGSPGGPTIITTVAQIISNVVDFDMDAGSATAAPRLHHQHLPDTLFYERAGIREETVVELRARGHAVRTRSGYQGDTQTIIVLPDGRLVGVADPRRGGAAVGVRAARQVVQ
- a CDS encoding DUF4440 domain-containing protein gives rise to the protein MRAPAIAVAAALLSVACASEPSLDTERNAILHADNAWLAAAASRNVDSTLSFWTDDARVISPGEPPIVGRDAIRKMLTDAYALPDFTVSWHTDEVIVGRGGNMAYSLGTNQFTMPNPSGGIDTLRGQGVVVWRKGDDGRWRSAVDSWTPAPAPAPAGSPR
- a CDS encoding nucleotidyltransferase domain-containing protein; translated protein: MGFLTTPLDSAFGSRSKVRLLRLLVEQDRTVSAREAARLTGSTNPAMLAAVNELAKLGLIHREISGRQFLCRANRDHRLFKTFKRLFRDESHWPATFFDTIRASLTAVEQKGGIVSGGRAHVTAAWLFGSAATGEDKPGSDIDLFVLTSDDEGVQRILEAIADNVAGWRKEFGADVRPVVMAREQVATQLRKDNRFLRRAIRSARMIMGEIPRELCNGKTHNDTKNR